The sequence below is a genomic window from Ovis canadensis isolate MfBH-ARS-UI-01 breed Bighorn chromosome 1, ARS-UI_OviCan_v2, whole genome shotgun sequence.
TCTCTTGGTACTTTTTCCATATTTACCTGACAATTCTACATGGGATTTCCTCGGGAAAATATTCCAGGCACTCTTTCAATTCCACCCTTCATTCTCacacaggaccaggagctgaagGGGAATGGCACCCACTGGAGCTTTGCATCCTGCATGGATTTACAAGAGAATGAGTTCATGCACCCTCATAGCTTCAACTAGCACCTCTTTGCCAATAACTCTAACTGTATTTCTAGCTGagagcttctttttttaatacagatCCACATGCCGACAGCTTATGCAACATTGCTGTatgtttattttacagataactCATTACTtaatgggtttccctagtggctcagtggtaaagaatctgcctgacaatacacgagatgcaggtttgatctctgggtcaaaaagatccctggagaagaaaatggcaacccactccagtattcttgcctgggaaatcctatggacagagtagcccggcaggctacagtccatgaggtcagagaagaattggacatgactaagcatctaaacaacaaaattaCTTAATATATTCAAAACTGAACTTGAGACCCACTATTCCTACAGTGTGCTATCTCACAGATAGAAACGTAGGAACCTTCTTTGATAACTTGTTCTCCACTACTTCTCATATCCAATCActaattgctgctaagtcacttcagccgtgtccgactctgtgcaaccccatagacggcagcccaccaggctctcccgtccctgggattctccaggcaagaacactggagtgggttgccatttccttctccaatgcataaaaataaaagtgaagtcgctcagtcgtgcccgactctcagcaaccccatggactgcagcccaccaggctcctctgtccatgggattttccaggcaagagtattagagtggggtgccattgcttcttCCAATCACTAACTAAAGGCTTCCAATTCCATCTACAGAACATTTCTTGAATGACATCCATTTCTCTTCACCCCAAAGCCATCACCACAGGCCAAGACTCCAAATGAACCCTCACTTGGACTAGGATGACATCGTTTTAAATTATCTTCCTGAATTACTTCCTGCCTTCCACtagtccactcttcacatgacAGCTAGAGTGTGCTTTTGTAAGTGTGAAAACAAGCATGAGTTCCATACAGTCAAGATTTCAAATGTACAAAGATGTAACATCTTTTAGGGCTCTGAAAATGAACTTAGTCCTAAAGTCACAAATGTACTTAAAAGTAGAAAACGGAATCTTGGAAAAGCAAGGTGCATGACATCACTTGAGTTAAATATTTCAATTCAACCAGCCAACCACTACAAGATTCCCCTCAGGATTCTCCAAACTGTCTTCCTTCCACTTGAGGATGATCCATGATCCTGTGAAGACTACATAGTATCCTAGCCTTGGGAGAATGAGGCATAAGGTAACTTTTCCCATAATCATTCTTTATCCTTAGAGACCTCTGTTGCAACTGACCTCATCTTGACTGACCCCACCAGTGCTGTCCTCTGTGCTTCCACAGCTGCTGAAAACCAAGTCTTCTACACATATCAACTCACTTAACTCACAACGCCTTGGTTCTGTCATCTCTTAGCATTCTGTGCTCCCTTATCTGCCTCAGAAAACCAAGGGCCTTTGTGGCTTTTTCCACATCATACTGCATGTGCTTTCTGAACTCTTTCGGTCTACCCTTAAACCAGTTTAGCCCAACATCTCACTAATCCCTGCCCTCTGTCACTCCAGTGCTATGGTGGGCATGAGACTTCTCTCTGACCATTGTAGCAACCCACACTACTCTCAGGAAAGCAAGATATGTGCTCTCTCTGCTCTCAGATTCACGGGTAGCTTTGACATTCCTATAATTCCCCCAGCACTACTCCCATCAACATCTAAAACTTGAGAGAAAGGTGTCTCAACCCTTTCTTAGAAATCCACACCAGCTGTTAACTCTCTTGCTTCCTCATCTCAATTCTAAAGCTCCACTCACCTGCCAAAAGTGTTCAAAGAACTTCTCTGTATGTCAGAGGAAAAGGGCCTGAATCTTCTCTCTTATTTgtgaataaattttataaattatttcttcagGCTCTGACAAAGAGTAAATAGAATTTACTGATGATGATAATCCTGCTTTGAAGAGGTTCATAAAAACTTTTCTGACTCAAGAATCAGGCTTTTCATTGAAAACTTAGGCTTTCAACTACCtcaataaagatgaaaagaataaaacttagGCTTTTTAAGAGTCTTATCTGTTACGGGTTTCAAATAGTGAACTGACTTCTTTTTCTAGACTGAATCTGTTCTTCCTCTTAGCTAAAGGATGCCACTGCCTGAAATGGCAAATACTGTGGaatactgagggggaaaaaacgtgagaaaggaaaaaaaaacaaataaaaaccaaaaacatgtttttaaaaacctcCAAATTTTATCCTGAAATAAATGCATTCATGCTCTCTTGaaactctgtgtctcttttcttagTTGAGAGATAAATTAAGTTTAGAATAtacaatgtgttgattttatgCCTTTTATATATTGCATTGATTACCATCATAGCATTAGCTAACAGCTCCACCACATCATATCACTATTTCACTTTACGGTGAGAGTATTTAAGGTCTAGTCTCTTAGCAATTTTGTAAGTTTAAAATGCAGTATTGACTATAATCACTGTGCTGTGCAATAGATCTCCAGGACTTATTTATCTActagtcttttctctttttggctgtgctgggtctttgttatggggcatgtgcttttttttttttttttttttgcagtgcacaggcttctcttgttacagtgcttgtggcatgtgggatcttagttccccaaccagggatcaaacctgcattccctgaattggaaggtggatccttaaccactggaacaccaaacAAGTCCTATCTACTAGTTTCAAGTTTTTACCCTTAGACAGTATCTCCCCAATTCCCCCAAATCCCCAAGCCCTGATAACCACCATTCTATCCTGTTTTTATGACTTCAGCTTTTTAAAGGAACTTTAATTGATGCGTAACTTACATACAGAAgagcaaacaaaagcaaacaaatcgTGAAGGTACAGCATGATGaagtttcaccaaaaaaaaaaaaaaaaacatatacccTTGTGACAGCAACAGATCAGGAAGTAAAACATAACTAGACCAGATACTGTATATCCCATCTATACCCTCAAACAATCTACAGTCAATAGGATCACAAAAAtttagacacgactaagcaactaattaTATCCTCAAAAATAAACTATCATCCTGACTTCAAACACTAGCCACTAACTTTGCCAGTTTTTGAACTTTAATGGAATCACAACTGCATTTGTGATTGGATTCCTTCCCTCAAAATCATATACATGACATTCATTCTACAGTTTTGCACATGAGttaagttcagtacagttcagtccctcagtcgtgtgcaactctttgtgatcccatgaattgaagcaccccaggcctccctgtccatcacaaaccccggagtttacacaaactcatgtccatcaagtcagtgatgccatccagtcatctcatcctctgtcgtccccttctcctcctgcccccaatccctcccagcatcagagtcttttccaatgagtcaactcttcccatgaggtggctgaagtattggagttttagctatagcatcagtccttccaatgaacacccaggactgatctcctttaggatggactggttggatctccttgcagtccaaggggctctcaagagttttctccaacagcacagttcaaaagcatcaattcttcggcactcagctttcttcacagtccaactctcacatccatacatgaccactggaaaaaccatacgcttgactagatggacctttgttggccaagtaacatctctgcttttgaatatgctatctaggttggacataactttccttccaaggaggaagtgtcttttaatttcatggccacaatcaccatctgcagtgactttggagcccgaAAGAAacaaagtctcacactgtttccactgtttccccatctatgtcccatgaagtgatgggaccagatgccatgatctttgttttctgaaagttgagctttaagccaactttttcactctcctctttcattttcatcaagaggctctttagttcttcctcactttctgccataatggtggtgtcatctgcatatctgaggttattgatatttctcccagcaatcttgattccagcttgtgcttcttccagcctagcgtttctcataatgtactctcatagaagttaaataagcagggtgacaatatacagccttgatgtactccttttcctatttggaaacagtctgctgttccatgtccagttctaacagttgcttcctaacttgcatataggtttctcaagaggcaggtcaggtggcctgatatttccatctctttcagaattttccacagtatattgtgatccacacagtcaaaggctatggcatagtcaataaagcagaaacagatgtttttctggaactctgttgcttttttcatgatccagcagatgttggcaatttgatctctggttcctctgccttttctaaaaccagcttgaacatctggaagttcacggttcacatattgctgaagcctggcttggagaattttgagcattactttactagcatgtcagatgagtgcaattgtgcagcagtttgagcattctttggcattgcttttctttgcaaatggaatgaaaaatgaccttttccagtcctatggccactgctgacttttccaaatttgctggcatattgagtgcagcactttcacagcatcatctttcaggatttgaaacagctcaactggaattccatcacctccactagctttgtttgtagtgatgctaaggcccacttgacttcacactccaggatgtctggctctaggtaagtgaaaccaccatcatgattatctggatcatgaagatcttttttgtacagttcttccgtgtattcttgccacctcttcttaatatcctctgcttctgttaggtccataccatttctgtcctttatcgagcccatctttgcataaaatgctcccttggtatctctaattttcttgaagaactctctagtctttcccattctgttgttttcctctgtttctttgcgttgattgctgagaaaggctttcttatctctccttgctgttctttggaactctgaattcaaatgcttatatctttccttttctcctttccttttcacttctcttcttttcacagccatttttaaggcctcctcagacagccattttgctcttttgcattccttttccatgaggatggtcttgatccctgtctcctgtacaatgtcacgaacctcagtccatagttcatcagacactctatctatcagattctggcccttaaatctatttctcacttccactgtataatcataagggatttgatttaggtcatacctgaatggtctagcggctttccctactttcttcaatttaagtctgaatttggcaataaggagttcatgatctgagccacagtcagctcctggtcttgtttttgatgactgtatagagcttctccatctttggctgcaaagaatataatcaatctgatttcggtgttgaccatttggtgatgtccatgtgtagagtcttctctcatgttgttcgaagagggtgtttgctatgaccagtgcattttcttggcaaaactccattagtctctgccttgcttcattccgtattccaaggccaaatttgcctgttactccaggtgtttcttgactgtctgcttttgcattccagtcccctataatgaaacggacatcttttttgggtgttagttctaaaaggtcttgtaggtcttcatagaaccattcaacttcagcttcttcagcgttactggttggggcatagacatggattactgtgatattgaatggtttgccttggaaacgaacagagatcattctgtcgtttttaagattgcatccatgtactgaATTTTGGACGCTTGTTGACTATGTAGGGTACTccattttcttctaagggattcctacccacagtagtagatattatggtcatctgagttaaattcacccattccagtccattttagtttgctgattcctagaatgtcaatgttccctcttgccatctcctgtttgaccacttccaattggccttgattcatggacctgacatttcaggttcctatgcaatattgctctttccagcatcagaccttgcttctatcaccagtcacatccacaactgggtattgtttttgctttggctccatcccttcattctttccggagttatttctccactgatctccagtagcatactgggcacctactgacctggggagttcctttttcagtatcctatcattttgccttttcatactgttcatggcgttctcaaggcaagaatactgaagtggcttgccattcccttctccagtggaccacattctgtcagacctctctaccacgACTCACCCAtgttgggtggccccacagggcatggcttagtttcattgagttagacaaggctgtggtcctagtgtgattagattgactagttttctgtgattatggtttcagtgtgtctgccgtcTAATgacctcttgcaacacctaccctcttacttgggtttctcttaccttggatgttgtgtatctcttcatggctgttccagcaaagcacagaggctgctccttaccttggacaaagggtatctcctcaccaccgccccttctgaccttgaacgtggaatagcttctctaggccctcctgcacctgcagaGCCACTGCTTCTTAGACGTAGGGTAGCTcttcccagctgccgccccttgCCTCCAGTGGGGgatagctcctcctggccgccgcccctgatcTCAGAAGTGGGGTAGCGCCTCTCGGCTGCTCCTGcgctgtcacagcctggcactcttggccaccacccctgacctcaggcgGAGGATAGCTCCTCTTGGCAGCCGCCCCtaacctcagacgtggggtagctcctgcccctgacctcggacgtggggtagctcctgcCCCTGAtctcagacatggggtagctcctctaggccgcgTTATGTGCATTGTCGCAGGTATAATAGATGTTGCCAATTGTTTTGaaatggttgtaccaatttaacTATCATTAATAACTTCTGAGAATTCCAACTGTTCTGTATTCTCACCCATACTTAGAATTGGCAGTCTTTCTAATTATAGCTGTTCTCATGAGTATACGGTGATATTGTgttaaaatttgcatttccctaaggacttccctggtagctcagacggtaaagcgttttctacaatgtgggaggcctgggttcgatccctgggtagggaagattccctggaggaggaaacggcaatccactccagtacttttgcctagaaaatcccatggacagaggagcttggtgcaggctactgtccatgggatcacaaagagtcaggcatgactgagtgacttcacttcaaggACTTAGGCAACTTTTCATGTGACTGCGTTCCATCTTTTTTGTCCACCCCAGTAACTGAAAATTCTACTAAAATTTCAGAGTAGAAATTTCATAGAGGCAgttaaataaagagaaaggaaaaaaggaagcttGGCAGACAGAAGAAATTTTAGATTGGCCATTGCATATGATCCCTATTTCTTTTGGAATACAGCATAAATATGAACTATTTAGTTCTGCATGA
It includes:
- the LOC138418512 gene encoding uncharacterized protein, giving the protein MISVRFQGKPFNITVIHVYAPTSNAEEAEVEWFYEDLQDLLELTPKKDVRFIIGDWNAKADSQETPGVTGKFGLGIRNEARQRLMEFCQENALVIANTLFEQHERRLYTWTSPNGQHRNQIDYILCSQRWRSSIQSSKTRPGADCGSDHELLIAKFRLKLKKVGKAARPFRYDLNQIPYDYTVEVRNRFKGQNLIDRVSDELWTEVRDIVQETGIKTILMEKECKRAKWLSEEALKMAVKRREVKRKGEKERYKHLNSEFQRTARRDKKAFLSNQRKETEENNRMGKTREFFKKIRDTKGAFYAKMGSIKDRNGMDLTEAEDIKKRWQEYTEELYKKDLHDPDNHDGGFTYLEPDILECEVKWALASLQTKLVEVMEFQLSCFKS